TTTCATTAGCGGAACCGTTACGGGCGCCGTAACCAACCGGCCGAAGGATGACAGTGTACAAAACCTGCGTTTAAGCCCTTCAGAGGGTATATTGCAATCGATTGCCATTCATAGCATCCAGAATTTTGATTTTCCCTTTACCACTGCGTTTACCCTCGGGTTCCCGGCTTTGCGTGGCCTGGGTCTGCTGGCTGCTACTCGGGTTGGCCCGCGCCAGCTATGGGGCCCCCGCCAGCGACACGCTGTGCACCCGCGCCGCCGTCGAAGATATAATGGTGACGCCCAGCTTCTACAGCGTGCTGGAAGACCCCACTGGCACCCTGACGCTGGCCGACGTGCAACGCCCCGCCAACGCCCGCCGCTTCGTGCTGGGGGCCCGCACGGCCAGCAGCATGCAACACGTGGGGGCGGTGTATTGGGTGCGGCTGCCGGTGAGCAACCAGGATTCGACCGGCCGGCACTGGTACTTGGAGCTGTTCGACTCGCACATCAACGACATCACCTTTTACGGCCCCGACGGCCAGTGGCACACGGGGGCCGACGCGCCGTTCAACAACCGCCGCTTTCGCTACAAGAATTACCTGTTTCGGCTGCCGCTGGTGCCGGGCCGCACCGAGGTATTTTACCTGCGGCTGCAATCCAACTCCAAAACCAGCTTCCTGAGCCAATTGCGCACCGAAGAGCTGCTGGCCAGCTACTTCCAAACCGTGTACGGCCTGCTGGGCAGTTTCTACGGGGTGCTGCTCATCATGGTGGTGTACAACCTGTTCATCTACCTGCTAGCCCAGGACCAAAACCACCTGCGCTACGTGCTGTACGTGCTAAGCTGCGGCCTGCTGTTCCTTTCCGAAGACGGCCTGGGCTTCCAATACATATGGCCCGAGCTGCCCTGGCTCAACCAGGCCGTTATTGCCGGGGCCCCCATCCTGCTGCTGCTCACCTTCAGTTACTACGCCCGCTACTTCCTCGACGCGCCCCAGCGCCTGCCGCGCTTCGACCCCGTGGTGCGGGCCGTGGTGATGGGCAGCGCCATCTTACTGTTGGTCGATGCGGTGTGGGTGCGGTCGGGCCTGGGCTTTTGGCTGTATTTGCTGCCTTATGGCCTGATTTATTACGAAGCCGTGCGCGCCTACCAGCTTGGGTTTCGGCCGGCCCGCTTGTTTCTGCTGGCACAGGCCCTGGTATCCGCCAGCCTGTTGTTCCTGATCCTGCGCAAGTTGGGCATCGATGCTTTGACCACTACGTTCACCGTGTATAGCCTCAACATGGCGTTTGTGGCCGAATTCGTGGTGCTGTCCTACGCATTGGGTGAGAAGATTAAAGCCATTAAGGACGACACCATCGAGGCGCAGGAGCGGCTGGTAGAACAGCTGCGCAGCAAGCAGGTGGCCCAAGGCCTGCTCGTCGAACAGCTTCACCAGAACGAAGTACTCAAGGACCAGCTCAACTCTGAACTGGAGGCCCTGGTGGTCCAGCGCACGCAAGAAATTAAGCGTAAAAGCGAAACCATTGCCGCTCAGAACCGAGAGTTACTCGAAGCCAACGGGTTACTCTCGCTACAGTCCGCCGCTATTACCAAGCTCAACACCGATCTGCGAGTGGACTTGCATAACGCGCAGGCGGCGCGGGTCACCGCTCAAGAAATGAACTTCGGCGAGTTCAGTCAAATCTACCCCGACAAGGACGCCTGCCTGGTGTACCTGTCGGGCCTAAAGTGGGCCAGCGGCTACCAGTGCCGCAGATGCGGCCACGGCCGGTACTGCGACGGCCGCGAACCACATGCGCGGCGGTGTACGCGCTGCCGGTATGTGGAGTCGGCCACGGCCTACACTTTGCTGCAAAAGTGCAAGTTTTCAGCCGTGAAAGCCATGTATGCGGTGTTCCTTTTGCACACCCACCAGGGGCAATATTCCATCTCTGACATGAGCCAGCTCCTGGATTTGCGGCAAGCTACCTGCTGGAATTTCAGCCAGAAAGTAGTGGAAGCCATTCGCCGCCGACACGCCGCGCCGGACTACGACGAGCACGAAGACTGGACCCAAGTGCTGCTGAGCTTTAGCGAGGAATTTGTGGAGAACGAAGCTTGAGGGGCCCCGGACCACAAGTAGCCGAATAATTAATCCAGCGGTAACAGTGGGTACTGCCTTTTTCTCAAAAAAATTGATTTTTAAGAATTGTTTTTTAGCGTTTATTCACTAATACACTATGGGCGGCGCGGGACGTACAAACGACATAATGCAGCAAATAACGTGTGCAGTAAGTGTATGATGCACGTGTGATCAAAGCAATAAACAGCTTTGAATCGCATCTAAAGGCACTTTTTGGGTTGCACACTTAAAACAACCCTGAATACCTTTGAACAGGGATTGGTGATTTCTGCTGCACAACCGGCACCTGGCGGTTACTGCCAGGGTTGCTTAATTAAGGGAGCTATCGGTTTCGATTTGCATAGCTACCAGCTAACCGGTTGTTACTTCTTGGCAAGATAAAATAGGTTACTGCCGGCGGTCGGTTCCAAGTGAATTGAGTGTATCATCCAAAAGCTCAGCATTGAAAAGTTCTATAAACAACCGATTGTTTATTCTCATTAACTAACTATAAAAGCTAATTTTACAGTTGTTATCCCCACTCAGCCAAACGTTTGTGTAGTTAGTTCTCTTCTTCGCCCATTTCCCATCCCATCCCTTTTGCTTTTATGGATACACACCCTTACTTTCCTACCATTCGCACAGCGGCCCTCTTAGCGGTTTGCGGGCTGCCCGCCCTAGCCGCCCCGGCCGCCCTGGGGGCCCCAGCTCCGGGCCACACCCAGCACTTGGCAATCAAGCGCCCGCCCATCACCGTCACCGGTCGGGTGGTACAGGCCAACGGGGATGCCTTGCCGGGCGTTACCATTTTGATCAAAGGCACCAGCCAAGGCACCAGCACCGATGCCAGCGGCACTTATTCTATTGCCGCCCCAGAAGGTAGCACCCTTATCATCAGCTACGTGGGGTTCGTACGGCAGGAAGTAGCGGTTTCCAGCGCTCGCAACCCACTCAACATCACCCTGGTGGCCGATGTAGCTGCGCTGAACGAAGTGGTGGTCGTGGGCTACGGCACCCAGGAGCGCGGCAGTGTAACGGGCGCCATCTCGTCCGTCAACGGGGCCGAGCTAGTGCGCCAGCCGGTGGCCGATGCTACCCAGGCCATCCAGGGTAAAGTTTCAGGCGTAACCATTACCTCCAACGGCGGGGCCCCCGGCGGCGCGGCCGGTACCTCGGTGCGCATCCGCGGCATAACGTCGGCTGGTGTTAACAGTCCTCTTTATGTAGTCGATGGATTTCCGCTACCAACTACTGTGGACGGCAATGGTAACGCGACGAGCACCGAACTGACTAGCATAAGCCCGAATGACATCGAGACGATTGACATTCTAAAGGATGCGTCGGCCACGGCTATTTATGGGGTGCGGGCAGCTAACGGTGTGGTACTTATTACCACCAAACGTGGCAGAGCCGGCAAAGCCACCGTTAACTTCGACGGTTACCGCGGCGTGCAGTCCGTGGCCCGGCGGCTAGACCTGCTCAACGCTGAACAATACGCCGTTATCAACAACGAGGCACGCATTGCGGCCGGCCAGCCCATTGCGCTGAACAAGCTGCGCAACCCGGCGGCCCTGAGGGATAGCAGCACCGACTGGCAGGACCTGCTTTTCCGTCGCGCCAAAATTCAGAATTACTCGCTTTCGGCCACCGGCGGCAGCGAGAAGGCCCGCTACGCCTTGTCGGGCACGTACTTCCAGCAGGACGGCGTCATCCTGGGCTCTAATTTTGAGCGCTTTACGCTCCGCGCCAACGGTGACGTGCAGCTAAGCTCTATTTTTAAAATTGGCAACAGCATCTCGCTGACCCACTCGGAAGACCGTCAGATTACGAGCAACAACGGCGAGTACGGCGCGGTGCAGCAGCTGCTGCGCATTCCGCCCACCGTGCGGGCCTACCGGCCCGATGGCTATTGGTACCAGCCCAACAGTGCCATGGACAACTTTACAGAGGAGAACCCGCTGGCTACTTCTCTGCGGGCCAACCAGAAGTTCACCCGCAACCGGGCCACCACCACGTTCTACGCCGAGCTGGAGCCGCTGAAAGGCCTGCGCTTCCGGACCAACGTCGGGGCCGACCTCGTTTTTGAGAACTTCAACCAGTTTTCTCCCAAAGGCCCGGACTTGGCCGGCTATACTCAGCGCTACATCACCGCCGGGGCGGGCGCTACCGCGGGCTATGCGCCAAGCTACCTGATCGAGAACACGGCCACTTACGACCGCACGTTTGCCGAAAAGCACCACGCCACGCTGCTGGTGGGGCAGTCGGCGCAGGAGTTTAACTACAGCAACGTAGAGGCGTACCGCACGGGCTACCTGCGCAACGACCTGCAAACCATCAACGTGGGGCCCATCAACACGCTGCTGGCCAACGCCGGCACCATCGACCCCGCCCGGCACCTGGCCAGCTACTTCGGCCGCCTCAACTACGAGTACGCCGGTAAGTACATCTTCCAGGCCACGGCTCGCTACGATGGCTCCTCGCGGTTTCAACCGGGCCAGAAGTTTGGCTTCTTTCCCGGCGCGTCGGTGGGCTGGCGCATCTCCGAGGAGGAGTTCTTGAAGGGCAACAGCACCATCAGCAACCTCAAGCTGCGCGCCGGCTACGGCCGCGTGGGCAACGAGCTGAACGCCGGCCGCTTCGCTTACTTATACTCCATCAACTTCGGCGCCGTTTACCCTTTCGGGCCGGACGGCACTATCAACACGGGTGGGGCCCCTACCCGCCTACCCAACCCTATCCTACGTTGGGAGAATAACGAACAGACAAACATTGGCTTGGAAATGGGCTTCCTAGGCAACCGCATCGAGGCAACCATCGACCTCTACAACCGCAGCTCGCCCAACCTGATTGCGCCCGTGCCGCCCTCCCTCGTGTCAGGCACGTACGAGTCGGTACCTGCCAACGCCGCCAATGCGTACAACCGGGGCATCGACTTCTCGCTAACGTCGCACAACTTCGTTGGTTCGGGCGGGGCCCTAACCTGGACAACCACCTTCAATATATCGGGCTATAAAACCCGCCTAGTCTCGCTGGGCGCCGGCGTTCCCTACAACGGCCTGGGCTCGTTGAGCGGCACCATCGTGCGCTACGATGCCAACCAAGCGTTCGGCGCTTTCTACGGCTATGTAGCCGACGGCCTGATTCAGACTCAAGAGGAGTTGAACGCCCTGAACGCCGGGGCCCTGGCTGGCAAAGCTAAATCCGCCAACTACCAGAATGCGGGCACTGCCCCGGGTGACATCAAATTCAAGGACCTAAACGGCGACGGCGTCATCACCGACGCGGACCGCACCTTCATCGGCAACCCCAACCCAAACTACACGTTTGGCCTCACCAACACCTTGGGATATAAGGGTTTTGACCTGAGCTTCTTTATTCAGGGCGTGCAGGGCAACGACGTATACAACCTCAACCGCTACATCACGGAAGGGGCCCTGTACGGAACCACCAACGGCACCACTAACGTGCTGAACCGCTGGACCGGGACCGGCACCAGCAACGACGTGCCGCGGGCCATCGTGGGCGACCCCAACAACAACCTGCGGGTATCGACCCACTACATCGAGGACGGCTCCTACGTGCGCCTCAAAAACCTGACGCTCGGCTACACGCTGCCGCGCACCCTCATGAGCCGCATCTCGGCTTCACAGCTGCGCGTGTACGTCACGGCCCAGAACTTGGTGACGCTGACCAAGTACACCGGCTTCGACCCGGAGGTGAGCGCCAGCGGCGTTGATCTGGGCATCTACCCGCAAACGCGCGTGTTCCTGGCCGGCGTGAACATCGGGTTTTAATTCCTTCTAATTTCCACTTATCTAGTCATGACTATCTCAAAATTTACGGGCGGGGCCTTTCTGCTAACGCTCGGGCTGCTGGGCGGCTGCACGGCCAAGTTTCTGGACGAGGCCCCGGCCGACCAGATAACCGACGTCAACTTTTACCAAAGCCAGCAAGACGCCATCCAGGCCGTGACGGCCGCCTACAGCGAGCTGACCAAGGAAGGCCAATACAACGCTGCTATGTGGGCCTTCGACATCTGGTCCGACGTATCGAGCACGGGCGGCGACGACGGCAACGACGGCATCGAGTACAAGCAGCTCGAAGCCTTCAGCGTTCCGACCACCAACTTCATAGCTACCCGGCTGTGGGGCGGCTCGTTCATCGCGCTTCAGCGGGCGAACATCGTCATCCAGAAAGTGCCGGGCATCGCCAACATGGACCCCGCCATCCAGAAGCGCTGCATTGGCGAAGGACAGTTCCTGCGCGCCAAGATGTACTTCGACCTGGTGCGGGCCTACGGCGACGTGCCCCTGTTCACGGCCCCGCCCACCGGCCCGGCGGCCGTCAACATCCCCCGGACGCCCGCGGCCGATGTGTACAAGCAAATTGAGCAGGACCTGACCGATGCCATCGGCAACCTGCCGCCTTCGTACAGCGGCGCAGACCTGGGCCGGGCCACCAAATGGGCCGCCACGGGGCTTTTGGCCAAGGTGTACATCACCGAAGGCAAAAAAACGGAGGCTGCCCAGCGGGCCCGCGAGGTCATCAACAACTCGGGCAAGACCATGTGGGCCAACTACGCCGACAACTTCAAGATTGAGAACGAGAACAATAACGCCAAGGAGTCGCTGTTTGAAGTGCAGTACGTGAGTGGCCGCAACCAGTACGACCGCAACAACGTGGGCTCGGCGATGAACGAGTATTTTGGGCCCCGGGGCGCCAACCAGACGCCTGGTAGCGGCTACGGCTTCAACATTCCGGACCCCGATTTCGTGGCGGGCTACGAGGCCGGCGACACCCGCAGAGCCGCCAGCGTGTGGTCGCCCGGCGACACTTACCCCGACGGCAGCAAAGCTGGCGCCAAGGCCACCGGCTCACCGTTTGGCTACAACTGCAAGAAGTGGTTCATCGGCAAGGTGAACACCAACATCTGGGATTCGGGCCTGAACGTGCCCGTGCTGCGCCTAGCCGAAATGTATCTGATTTTGGCGGAGGCGGTGGGGCCCACCACCGAGGGCCTGGAGGCCATTAACAAGGTGCGCCGCCGCTCGTTCGGCCTCGACTACAATGCGCCCTCGACGGCCCACGACCTCACGGCTGCTACTCCCAACTTCACCAATGCGGTGCTGCGGGAGCGCAAGTACGAGCTGGCGTTTGAGTTTGACCGCTGGTTTGACATGAAGCGCGCTGGCACCCTGTACCCGACGCTGACGGACCACGCCTTTATTCCGCGCATGACGCAGCAAGCGGCCACGCTCAAAGGCGTTACCTCCAACGTGCACGGCGTCCCGACCCAAAACAACCTGGTGCTGCCCATCCCGCAGTCGGAAATCGATACCAACCCCGGCTTGGTACAAAACCCTGGCTACTAGCCCTTTTTCACCGACTATTCAGCCTGAACTCATATGAAATATACCTGGAACAAAGCGGCCTGGGCCCTACTGGCCGGTCCGCTGCTTTTTACGGCTTGCAAAAAGAACGACAAGGGCGAGCTGAACGGCCCACTGCCGACAGTCAGCTTCACCTCCGCCATCAACGCCACCCAGTTTCCCGTCACGGTTACCTTCACTGACAACAGCCAGGACAGTTTCACCAACACGTGGGACTTCGGCGACAACACCCGCGGCCAGGGCAAGACAGTGACGCATACCTACATTCGGCCCGGCAGCTACCAAGTACAACTGATAGCCGCCGGCCGCGCCGGCTCCGCCACCTCGCCCCAGCAAACGGTGGTCATCCCGTCGGCCTGCGACAACGCCGGCTTCTCGGCCCTCACCGCTTGTAGCGGCAGTGGCGCCGCCTCGTGGATTATTTCCAAGCAGCCAGAGGCTATTGTGCGGCTGGCAGCCAACGGCACCACGGTGCTTTCGTCGCTGCCCGTTGCGGGCGGGACGCTGCCCGACTGCCAACTCGACGACCAGTTCACGTTTGCCACCAATTTCGCCTATGCCTACGACGCCGGGGGCCAAACGTACAGCAACGGGGCCTGCGGCCCGGCCCGCGAACCCAATTCCAACTTTG
This genomic stretch from Hymenobacter sp. PAMC 26628 harbors:
- a CDS encoding 7TM diverse intracellular signaling domain-containing protein gives rise to the protein MAWVCWLLLGLARASYGAPASDTLCTRAAVEDIMVTPSFYSVLEDPTGTLTLADVQRPANARRFVLGARTASSMQHVGAVYWVRLPVSNQDSTGRHWYLELFDSHINDITFYGPDGQWHTGADAPFNNRRFRYKNYLFRLPLVPGRTEVFYLRLQSNSKTSFLSQLRTEELLASYFQTVYGLLGSFYGVLLIMVVYNLFIYLLAQDQNHLRYVLYVLSCGLLFLSEDGLGFQYIWPELPWLNQAVIAGAPILLLLTFSYYARYFLDAPQRLPRFDPVVRAVVMGSAILLLVDAVWVRSGLGFWLYLLPYGLIYYEAVRAYQLGFRPARLFLLAQALVSASLLFLILRKLGIDALTTTFTVYSLNMAFVAEFVVLSYALGEKIKAIKDDTIEAQERLVEQLRSKQVAQGLLVEQLHQNEVLKDQLNSELEALVVQRTQEIKRKSETIAAQNRELLEANGLLSLQSAAITKLNTDLRVDLHNAQAARVTAQEMNFGEFSQIYPDKDACLVYLSGLKWASGYQCRRCGHGRYCDGREPHARRCTRCRYVESATAYTLLQKCKFSAVKAMYAVFLLHTHQGQYSISDMSQLLDLRQATCWNFSQKVVEAIRRRHAAPDYDEHEDWTQVLLSFSEEFVENEA
- a CDS encoding SusC/RagA family TonB-linked outer membrane protein, whose protein sequence is MDTHPYFPTIRTAALLAVCGLPALAAPAALGAPAPGHTQHLAIKRPPITVTGRVVQANGDALPGVTILIKGTSQGTSTDASGTYSIAAPEGSTLIISYVGFVRQEVAVSSARNPLNITLVADVAALNEVVVVGYGTQERGSVTGAISSVNGAELVRQPVADATQAIQGKVSGVTITSNGGAPGGAAGTSVRIRGITSAGVNSPLYVVDGFPLPTTVDGNGNATSTELTSISPNDIETIDILKDASATAIYGVRAANGVVLITTKRGRAGKATVNFDGYRGVQSVARRLDLLNAEQYAVINNEARIAAGQPIALNKLRNPAALRDSSTDWQDLLFRRAKIQNYSLSATGGSEKARYALSGTYFQQDGVILGSNFERFTLRANGDVQLSSIFKIGNSISLTHSEDRQITSNNGEYGAVQQLLRIPPTVRAYRPDGYWYQPNSAMDNFTEENPLATSLRANQKFTRNRATTTFYAELEPLKGLRFRTNVGADLVFENFNQFSPKGPDLAGYTQRYITAGAGATAGYAPSYLIENTATYDRTFAEKHHATLLVGQSAQEFNYSNVEAYRTGYLRNDLQTINVGPINTLLANAGTIDPARHLASYFGRLNYEYAGKYIFQATARYDGSSRFQPGQKFGFFPGASVGWRISEEEFLKGNSTISNLKLRAGYGRVGNELNAGRFAYLYSINFGAVYPFGPDGTINTGGAPTRLPNPILRWENNEQTNIGLEMGFLGNRIEATIDLYNRSSPNLIAPVPPSLVSGTYESVPANAANAYNRGIDFSLTSHNFVGSGGALTWTTTFNISGYKTRLVSLGAGVPYNGLGSLSGTIVRYDANQAFGAFYGYVADGLIQTQEELNALNAGALAGKAKSANYQNAGTAPGDIKFKDLNGDGVITDADRTFIGNPNPNYTFGLTNTLGYKGFDLSFFIQGVQGNDVYNLNRYITEGALYGTTNGTTNVLNRWTGTGTSNDVPRAIVGDPNNNLRVSTHYIEDGSYVRLKNLTLGYTLPRTLMSRISASQLRVYVTAQNLVTLTKYTGFDPEVSASGVDLGIYPQTRVFLAGVNIGF
- a CDS encoding RagB/SusD family nutrient uptake outer membrane protein, producing the protein MTISKFTGGAFLLTLGLLGGCTAKFLDEAPADQITDVNFYQSQQDAIQAVTAAYSELTKEGQYNAAMWAFDIWSDVSSTGGDDGNDGIEYKQLEAFSVPTTNFIATRLWGGSFIALQRANIVIQKVPGIANMDPAIQKRCIGEGQFLRAKMYFDLVRAYGDVPLFTAPPTGPAAVNIPRTPAADVYKQIEQDLTDAIGNLPPSYSGADLGRATKWAATGLLAKVYITEGKKTEAAQRAREVINNSGKTMWANYADNFKIENENNNAKESLFEVQYVSGRNQYDRNNVGSAMNEYFGPRGANQTPGSGYGFNIPDPDFVAGYEAGDTRRAASVWSPGDTYPDGSKAGAKATGSPFGYNCKKWFIGKVNTNIWDSGLNVPVLRLAEMYLILAEAVGPTTEGLEAINKVRRRSFGLDYNAPSTAHDLTAATPNFTNAVLRERKYELAFEFDRWFDMKRAGTLYPTLTDHAFIPRMTQQAATLKGVTSNVHGVPTQNNLVLPIPQSEIDTNPGLVQNPGY